In one Zobellia galactanivorans genomic region, the following are encoded:
- a CDS encoding type VI secretion system Vgr family protein encodes MSKIVNSKLLVGGEEFLPNSGYSVTVEQSIGGHSAFRIAFPSNATEGYAGALMDNALAYVGKKITIGINENQMEFKGVVTSVDLQKGSDAAGTIVLSGHGPAALLANSVQCLSYEEGTPLSQVATDTVNGHSTEHVKLSIGKGTDVSLPYTVQYNESDLAFLQRLCSRYGAWIYHNGTDFCVGRTGDKQVHGVYGQDVLSFNLSTVLREQSFGLKAWDWVNDTPLEADSAAFFPNSSHPYQDRIKGESENVFAKKSAYDWSIGQHEYSAQSGVDTATKVNTLGKAASMILASGTSELVNLTVGDTLTLEGLNFSDQGKKDPYGSYDITKVVHRFDHSGHYRNEFEAVPEGTEHLPYSNSFAAPRSGAQRGWVLDNADPEGLGRIKAQFPWQKPMGTSTPWIKMATPYSGSDKGFYFIPEKGEEILVGFEADNPEKPFVLSSGFNAKAKSAYSDPDNNIKAIKTRSGNEIIMNDSDGSIAIQDPSGNSIVMDGEGGITISAPNALTLNSKEINIIASEVVNLDGTNNVNLTSKEIYSDGSAKVTVNSGAKVEVTAPSTQVEGSAELKLKSNGILNADGTTMTNIKGGLLNLNCG; translated from the coding sequence ATGTCCAAAATAGTAAACAGCAAACTCCTTGTAGGAGGAGAGGAATTCTTACCCAATTCGGGCTATAGCGTTACCGTAGAACAGTCCATTGGAGGGCACAGTGCCTTCCGTATCGCCTTCCCTTCCAATGCCACCGAAGGCTACGCGGGCGCCTTGATGGACAATGCCCTGGCCTATGTGGGCAAGAAGATCACCATCGGCATCAACGAAAACCAAATGGAATTCAAGGGCGTGGTCACCTCGGTAGACCTCCAAAAGGGGTCCGATGCCGCAGGTACCATCGTACTGTCGGGCCATGGGCCGGCGGCCCTCTTGGCCAATTCCGTCCAGTGCCTTAGCTACGAAGAGGGTACGCCCCTATCTCAGGTGGCTACCGATACCGTGAACGGACATTCCACCGAACATGTAAAACTTTCCATCGGCAAGGGCACCGACGTAAGCCTGCCCTATACCGTACAATATAACGAGAGCGACCTGGCCTTCCTCCAGCGGCTCTGTAGCCGCTACGGGGCCTGGATCTACCATAACGGTACCGATTTCTGCGTGGGCAGGACCGGGGACAAACAGGTGCACGGCGTTTACGGACAGGACGTACTGAGCTTTAACCTATCCACCGTACTCAGGGAGCAGTCCTTCGGGCTTAAGGCTTGGGATTGGGTCAACGACACCCCGTTAGAAGCCGACTCCGCCGCTTTCTTCCCCAATTCATCCCATCCCTACCAAGACCGGATAAAGGGCGAATCGGAAAACGTTTTCGCGAAAAAAAGTGCTTACGATTGGAGTATTGGCCAGCACGAGTACAGTGCGCAAAGCGGCGTAGATACCGCCACAAAGGTGAACACCTTGGGGAAAGCGGCCAGTATGATATTGGCCTCGGGCACTTCGGAGCTCGTAAACCTTACCGTTGGCGACACCCTTACCTTGGAAGGGCTTAATTTTTCCGACCAGGGCAAAAAGGACCCCTACGGTTCCTATGATATCACCAAGGTCGTACACAGGTTCGACCATAGCGGACACTACCGCAACGAGTTTGAGGCCGTGCCCGAGGGCACCGAACACCTGCCCTACTCCAACAGTTTCGCCGCACCCCGATCGGGCGCACAAAGGGGCTGGGTGCTCGACAATGCCGACCCGGAAGGTCTTGGACGCATCAAGGCACAGTTCCCTTGGCAAAAGCCCATGGGTACCAGTACACCCTGGATAAAGATGGCCACCCCCTACTCCGGTAGCGACAAGGGCTTTTACTTTATCCCTGAAAAAGGCGAAGAAATCTTGGTCGGCTTCGAGGCCGACAACCCCGAGAAACCCTTTGTGTTAAGTTCTGGTTTTAACGCTAAGGCCAAAAGTGCTTATTCCGATCCCGATAACAATATCAAAGCGATCAAAACCCGAAGCGGTAACGAAATTATTATGAACGATAGCGATGGGAGCATTGCGATACAAGACCCTAGCGGTAATTCCATTGTGATGGACGGTGAGGGAGGTATTACCATTTCCGCTCCAAACGCGTTAACACTGAATTCCAAAGAAATCAATATTATCGCCTCGGAGGTAGTTAACCTTGACGGAACCAACAACGTAAACCTTACTTCAAAGGAAATTTATAGCGATGGCAGCGCCAAGGTTACGGTAAACAGTGGGGCAAAAGTTGAAGTAACCGCACCGAGCACACAAGTAGAGGGGTCAGCAGAATTAAAACTTAAGAGCAACGGTATTCTAAATGCCGATGGTACTACAATGACCAATATAAAAGGAGGGCTCTTGAACTTAAACTGTGGTTAA
- a CDS encoding lipoprotein, protein MKAKMKLVNLLMLLMVSISIFSCSDGEDGTDGIDGVDGIDGIDGVNGVDGADGEQGDTGTANVIYSNWVNTELDGDTSSFDIEVNTIDSDILDFGTILVYSRRVDPFTSIPYIYQLPIVFGANRQQSYYFRATEGNLRITVVSTEEGGSAGDGSFLEQYRYIIIPGGVEASNGIGGISGKSSNSKSSQDYTSMSYEEITTLFNIDK, encoded by the coding sequence ATGAAAGCAAAAATGAAATTAGTCAATTTATTAATGCTACTTATGGTATCTATTTCAATTTTTTCATGTTCCGATGGTGAAGATGGAACAGACGGCATTGACGGTGTAGACGGTATAGACGGTATAGACGGTGTTAATGGAGTAGATGGTGCAGATGGGGAACAAGGAGATACTGGAACGGCAAATGTTATTTATTCTAATTGGGTTAATACAGAACTTGATGGTGATACATCTTCTTTTGACATAGAAGTTAATACTATTGATTCCGATATACTGGATTTCGGAACGATATTGGTGTACTCAAGAAGGGTAGATCCTTTTACTTCTATACCATACATCTATCAATTGCCAATAGTTTTTGGAGCAAACAGACAGCAAAGTTATTATTTCAGGGCTACAGAAGGGAATTTACGTATAACCGTTGTTTCAACTGAAGAAGGTGGAAGTGCAGGTGATGGTAGTTTTTTAGAACAATATAGATATATCATAATTCCTGGAGGTGTTGAAGCCAGTAATGGTATCGGTGGTATCTCAGGAAAATCTTCAAATTCAAAATCTTCTCAAGATTATACCAGTATGTCCTACGAAGAAATTACAACTC
- a CDS encoding GIY-YIG nuclease family protein: MKGKNTFSAMEISELRSLIKERIKADRSRQKGIRAKMRRIGFYGSDDFGITDLQPADFESLISSGRIKIIGQANLKKETPRTTQTKELKVVDKPIEKGSFTLFDPKIHSSNDIPDNPGNYIVCLNEGSKLPSIGIECEMKSFQNLNVIYTGIAGKSLRKRDYRQHFTGNNAGSSTLRKSLGSLFGYPKVARDKDPTNGKTKFKENDEIKLSEWMKTNLVLYYKSNLNPDKLEDELIKEYNPPLNLSKNKNIENLNYRKRLSELRSKK, translated from the coding sequence ATGAAAGGAAAAAACACATTCTCAGCAATGGAAATCTCTGAGCTAAGAAGTCTGATAAAAGAAAGAATCAAAGCAGACAGATCTCGACAGAAAGGGATAAGGGCTAAGATGCGAAGAATCGGATTTTATGGTTCTGACGATTTTGGAATAACAGATTTGCAACCAGCGGATTTTGAAAGCTTGATAAGCTCAGGAAGAATTAAAATAATAGGACAAGCAAACCTGAAGAAAGAAACACCAAGGACGACACAGACCAAAGAATTGAAAGTCGTTGATAAACCTATAGAAAAAGGAAGTTTCACCTTATTTGACCCTAAAATTCATTCTTCAAATGATATTCCTGACAATCCAGGAAATTATATAGTCTGCTTGAATGAAGGTTCAAAATTACCGAGTATTGGAATCGAATGTGAAATGAAATCGTTTCAAAATCTAAATGTAATTTACACAGGAATTGCAGGCAAAAGTCTAAGAAAACGAGACTATAGACAACATTTTACAGGTAACAATGCAGGTAGTTCGACTCTTCGAAAATCCCTCGGTTCTTTATTTGGTTATCCTAAGGTTGCAAGGGATAAAGACCCGACAAATGGAAAAACCAAGTTCAAAGAAAATGATGAAATAAAATTGAGCGAATGGATGAAAACGAATCTTGTACTTTATTACAAGAGTAATTTAAATCCAGACAAATTAGAAGATGAATTGATTAAGGAATATAATCCTCCATTGAACTTGAGTAAGAATAAAAATATTGAAAATCTGAATTACAGAAAAAGGTTGTCTGAATTAAGAAGCAAAAAATAA
- a CDS encoding type I restriction enzyme HsdR N-terminal domain-containing protein, translating to MNNEKWNEICFYLSENIRTDISESEFEQNVIQALRVLDWKEFLGDIQIRPSFQIGASNRIMPDFVINSAEKKNLFVIEIKQPSIPLNINFQQQLFSYMRQLRLQYGVLIGQVIQIFYDGDLTEHDDPVLLETIEFNKDNIKGQKFVELFSKENFSKELLVSFTLNSLKKINRKSEQKKLHQKILSPDYHMEILELIKQDFLNKYDAELIDNVLKEISITISENAATEQITQKVPAKVWESNGQQNTRDKTKYIINGKGKKLPKNRFVLELVKEYLKKKPSSFNSLKNVFLDEYQGSTGVINTLESVEIKYANKGNKRHFIAPNEILESEDNIKFVVCTEWGKDNINNIVDLARKQGFEIAEV from the coding sequence ATGAACAACGAAAAATGGAATGAAATATGCTTTTATCTATCTGAAAATATTCGGACTGACATTAGCGAAAGTGAATTTGAACAAAATGTAATCCAAGCTTTGAGAGTTTTGGACTGGAAAGAATTTTTAGGAGATATACAAATCCGACCTTCATTTCAAATTGGAGCTTCAAACAGAATAATGCCTGATTTTGTTATCAACTCAGCCGAAAAGAAAAACCTCTTTGTAATTGAAATTAAGCAACCGAGCATCCCATTAAACATAAATTTTCAGCAACAGTTATTCTCGTACATGCGTCAATTAAGACTTCAATATGGCGTTTTAATCGGACAAGTAATCCAAATATTTTACGATGGAGATTTAACGGAACACGATGACCCAGTTTTACTTGAAACAATCGAGTTTAACAAAGACAATATAAAAGGTCAAAAATTTGTTGAATTGTTTTCAAAAGAGAATTTTAGCAAAGAATTATTGGTGTCGTTTACTTTAAATTCGCTGAAAAAAATTAACCGTAAATCGGAGCAAAAAAAATTGCATCAAAAAATATTATCACCAGATTATCATATGGAAATTTTGGAATTGATTAAGCAAGATTTTCTTAATAAATATGATGCCGAATTAATCGACAACGTTCTGAAAGAAATTTCAATAACCATTTCGGAAAATGCTGCAACGGAACAAATAACTCAAAAAGTACCTGCGAAAGTTTGGGAATCAAATGGTCAGCAAAATACAAGAGACAAAACCAAGTATATAATTAACGGAAAAGGTAAAAAACTGCCGAAGAACAGATTTGTCTTGGAATTGGTAAAAGAATATTTAAAGAAAAAACCATCAAGTTTCAACAGTTTGAAAAATGTTTTTCTTGATGAATATCAAGGCTCGACAGGAGTAATTAATACGCTCGAATCAGTAGAAATTAAATATGCAAACAAAGGCAACAAAAGACACTTTATTGCACCTAATGAAATTTTAGAAAGTGAAGATAACATTAAATTCGTTGTATGCACGGAATGGGGAAAAGACAATATAAATAACATTGTTGATTTGGCGAGAAAACAAGGATTTGAAATAGCTGAAGTTTAA
- a CDS encoding transposase, with amino-acid sequence MQGKKEYQEKLFAHFQLSERIPKNNFYRRLKEVLELRFLYGLTEGHYGNSGQKSIDPVVFFKLCPLKSTCLGKVNEKQFSVTYYWGEYERNIKRVNGKQGRYMKGKRQSTVEPVFGTLTQFMGLRKVNTIGLEQANKVMHLSAIAYNLKKYLKFTEKRSKSGAGSFVLPRIAKNCFQALESSLVGYPKNIGWPVV; translated from the coding sequence ATGCAGGGAAAAAAGGAGTATCAAGAAAAACTGTTCGCCCATTTCCAGTTAAGCGAGCGAATCCCCAAGAACAATTTCTACAGGCGGTTGAAAGAGGTTTTGGAGCTACGCTTCCTTTACGGTCTTACCGAAGGTCATTACGGGAACAGCGGACAGAAGAGCATAGACCCGGTGGTCTTCTTCAAGCTCTGCCCGTTGAAATCCACATGTCTGGGCAAGGTGAACGAAAAACAATTTTCGGTCACCTATTACTGGGGCGAGTACGAGCGAAACATCAAAAGGGTGAACGGCAAACAGGGTAGGTATATGAAAGGCAAACGACAGAGCACGGTGGAACCCGTCTTCGGAACCTTGACACAGTTCATGGGGCTGAGGAAGGTGAACACCATAGGGCTCGAACAGGCCAACAAGGTCATGCACCTCTCGGCGATTGCCTACAACCTGAAAAAGTACCTGAAATTCACGGAAAAACGTTCAAAAAGCGGGGCGGGAAGCTTTGTTTTGCCGCGCATCGCAAAAAACTGCTTCCAAGCACTTGAAAGTTCACTTGTAGGCTACCCAAAAAATATAGGTTGGCCAGTGGTCTAA
- a CDS encoding imm11 family protein: MNYKILVDSKSLYEFADEKTRLSVFEALILSGKTTNYQFKESLNIQGQKNIPDTNFEYERKPVQFMTAGGKIFISQTIRNIFENHKVIGEYFSAQVKKEGIAFNENYYLFNPLVGIDCLDYKNSTYHKEYDDWSKLYNISKISPLKIDEKKIPDNPSLFFLGQFPNKENNNRILDSIILIRHDLAKELLESKLLGVNIFEIEKYERSWKWK; encoded by the coding sequence ATGAATTATAAAATTTTAGTTGATTCCAAATCGTTATACGAATTTGCAGATGAGAAAACGCGTCTATCGGTATTTGAAGCTTTAATTCTTAGTGGTAAAACTACGAACTATCAGTTTAAGGAATCTCTAAATATACAAGGTCAAAAGAATATTCCTGATACCAATTTTGAATACGAAAGAAAGCCAGTTCAGTTTATGACTGCAGGTGGTAAAATTTTTATTTCTCAAACCATAAGAAACATCTTTGAAAACCATAAAGTAATTGGGGAATATTTTAGTGCTCAGGTAAAAAAAGAAGGAATAGCTTTTAATGAAAATTATTATCTGTTTAATCCACTAGTGGGAATTGATTGCTTAGATTACAAAAATTCTACATATCACAAAGAGTATGATGATTGGAGTAAGTTATATAACATTTCTAAAATTTCTCCTTTGAAAATTGATGAAAAAAAAATCCCTGACAATCCATCTTTATTTTTTTTGGGACAATTTCCAAACAAAGAAAATAATAATAGAATTTTAGATAGTATCATTCTTATAAGGCATGATTTGGCAAAAGAATTACTAGAATCTAAATTATTGGGAGTTAATATTTTCGAAATTGAAAAATATGAGCGTAGTTGGAAATGGAAATGA
- a CDS encoding transposase, which translates to MTRRKFTSKFKTKVVLEALKERHSLAEIAQKYKIHPTQISS; encoded by the coding sequence ATGACACGAAGAAAATTCACATCAAAATTCAAGACCAAGGTAGTATTGGAAGCCTTGAAAGAGCGGCACAGTCTTGCCGAGATTGCCCAAAAGTATAAAATACACCCGACCCAGATAAGTAGTTAG
- a CDS encoding DKNYY domain-containing protein, whose product MIKLSTEFDQENENQFYWTDGESVFHRGTEIEGADLDTFEHFYGIWAKDKKKCYSGATRINSADTKTFKALNFTYAKDKNNVYSLAGKIKDADSSSFEICDDGKHSLGKSIEWVDKKMFLYDESYVPYGYGKDVNHVYYYNFSGKTKIVKKADTNTFVSLNDSKYGIDENNVFYGFAVIPKANPKTWKKLKEKYFSYSRDGNKIFYLNRLIKDADAESFEVVETPLITGTPPQLAKDKISGFRNDKRISFEKLQEEVDYRTSYYKKIMEKLN is encoded by the coding sequence ATGATTAAACTTTCAACAGAATTCGACCAGGAAAATGAAAACCAGTTTTATTGGACAGACGGTGAAAGTGTTTTTCATAGAGGAACTGAAATAGAAGGAGCCGACCTTGATACTTTTGAACACTTCTATGGTATTTGGGCTAAAGACAAAAAAAAGTGTTATTCTGGTGCTACAAGAATAAATAGCGCTGATACTAAAACGTTTAAAGCATTAAATTTCACATACGCTAAGGACAAAAACAACGTATATAGTTTAGCGGGTAAAATTAAGGATGCAGATTCCTCTTCTTTTGAAATCTGTGATGACGGCAAACACTCGCTGGGTAAATCAATAGAATGGGTTGATAAAAAAATGTTTTTATACGACGAATCTTATGTTCCGTATGGTTATGGCAAAGATGTAAACCATGTGTATTACTATAACTTCAGCGGTAAAACTAAAATCGTAAAAAAGGCAGACACTAATACATTTGTTTCATTGAACGACAGTAAGTATGGTATCGATGAAAATAACGTGTTCTATGGTTTTGCTGTAATTCCAAAAGCAAACCCTAAAACATGGAAAAAATTAAAAGAAAAGTATTTTTCTTATTCAAGAGATGGAAATAAAATATTCTATCTCAATCGCTTAATTAAAGATGCTGATGCAGAATCTTTTGAAGTAGTTGAAACCCCATTAATTACAGGCACTCCGCCACAACTAGCAAAAGATAAAATATCAGGTTTTAGAAATGACAAAAGAATAAGTTTTGAAAAACTTCAAGAAGAAGTAGATTACAGAACTAGTTATTATAAAAAAATAATGGAAAAGTTAAACTGA
- a CDS encoding helix-turn-helix transcriptional regulator — translation MSILKYTVLPLKQRALEPFVKRISYIENETVEPQFHSIPPIGANGLSFYFGAPMRHIVNHETKPLPKGASVLGTITEGGITVIHQGCVKQIYIEFTPTGFYRLFHKDGSKFTNSLPADLSTIDAQMLESKLENCSRNIKSVQEVFENYLLSRVPNALPKIPLIDTVVELMQTDVIGKRSIGDICEKVDVNQKYLFRLFKKVIGVSPKKYYRTLQWNTIMTMINQNEEESLTKIALECGFYDHPSFTKEFKKFMQISPSEFINGEIRLVELVLKRND, via the coding sequence ATGTCTATATTAAAATATACAGTACTACCACTAAAACAAAGAGCATTAGAACCTTTTGTAAAGCGTATATCTTATATTGAAAATGAAACTGTCGAACCTCAGTTTCACTCTATACCTCCCATAGGTGCCAATGGACTCTCTTTTTACTTTGGAGCTCCCATGCGACATATTGTTAACCATGAAACTAAACCTTTACCTAAAGGAGCTTCTGTATTAGGTACTATAACAGAAGGAGGCATTACTGTAATACATCAAGGTTGTGTAAAGCAAATCTATATTGAGTTTACACCTACAGGGTTTTATCGTTTATTTCATAAGGACGGAAGCAAATTTACAAATAGTCTTCCTGCCGATTTATCTACTATAGATGCACAAATGTTGGAAAGTAAATTAGAAAACTGTTCTAGAAATATAAAAAGTGTACAAGAAGTTTTTGAAAACTATCTATTGAGTAGAGTACCTAATGCTCTTCCTAAAATTCCTTTGATAGATACAGTTGTAGAATTAATGCAAACAGACGTTATAGGGAAAAGAAGTATAGGGGACATTTGTGAAAAAGTAGATGTGAACCAAAAGTATCTTTTTCGCTTATTTAAAAAAGTCATAGGGGTATCTCCTAAAAAATATTACAGAACGTTACAGTGGAATACGATCATGACCATGATTAACCAAAATGAAGAAGAGTCGTTAACCAAGATAGCGTTGGAATGTGGTTTCTACGACCATCCATCCTTCACAAAGGAATTCAAAAAATTTATGCAGATATCTCCAAGCGAATTTATTAACGGTGAAATTCGATTGGTTGAATTAGTTCTTAAAAGAAATGATTAA